Proteins encoded together in one Chitinophaga sp. LS1 window:
- a CDS encoding HEPN domain-containing protein — protein sequence MRNNLPHLSKLQITQLAKLIEKILRAMQPELILCLGSRTTTMQDWSCFWEEEGYRQTVFPTTYDLLILTGEDEKRADHELIQLIEQQAGPLACEVTCMIQPSHTFYEGLEKGYRFDTTVYRKAVGVYSNGRQLLPVLPAEPEPQALKGKIEDHWNRCFTIAQRFFKAATDCQQDNWPEQAAFNLHQSTQHACMALLRVFTGYRSTTHNLSRLLALIENFSFELSIIFPCLTKEEKELFNLLNRAYSDARYKEHYTISAEKVTILTERVQELLMVAEMLYKNRQEQLAATQALVFPIKPSHEKQA from the coding sequence ATTGAAAAAATACTCCGGGCGATGCAGCCAGAACTCATTCTCTGTTTAGGCAGTCGCACCACCACCATGCAGGATTGGAGTTGTTTTTGGGAGGAAGAAGGCTATCGTCAAACCGTATTTCCCACTACCTACGATTTATTGATCCTGACCGGTGAGGATGAAAAAAGGGCCGATCATGAGCTGATCCAGTTGATAGAGCAACAGGCCGGGCCACTGGCCTGTGAGGTAACCTGCATGATACAGCCATCCCATACTTTTTATGAAGGGCTGGAAAAAGGCTACCGTTTTGATACGACCGTTTACCGTAAAGCCGTAGGTGTTTACAGCAATGGCAGGCAGCTGTTGCCAGTCCTTCCGGCAGAACCGGAACCGCAAGCCCTCAAAGGCAAAATAGAAGACCACTGGAACCGGTGTTTTACGATAGCCCAACGCTTTTTCAAGGCTGCAACCGACTGCCAGCAGGATAACTGGCCGGAACAGGCGGCTTTTAACCTGCACCAGTCTACCCAACACGCCTGCATGGCCCTGTTAAGGGTTTTTACCGGCTACCGGTCTACAACCCATAACCTCTCGCGGTTACTGGCATTGATAGAAAATTTCAGCTTTGAGCTTTCCATTATCTTTCCGTGCCTTACCAAAGAAGAAAAGGAGTTATTCAACCTGTTGAACCGGGCTTATTCCGATGCCCGTTATAAGGAACACTACACGATCTCTGCGGAAAAAGTAACCATACTAACAGAGCGGGTGCAGGAGTTGCTTATGGTCGCAGAGATGCTTTACAAAAACAGGCAGGAACAATTGGCAGCAACACAGGCGCTTGTATTTCCTATAAAACCCAGCCATGAAAAACAGGCGTAA